The following coding sequences lie in one Brevibacterium marinum genomic window:
- a CDS encoding MFS transporter — MSKDVELGTIKTDVPARLDRLPWARFHWMVVVGLGSVWILDGLEVTMVGNVAARMTEEGSGIDMTAGQVGTAGAIYVLGACIGAIVFGQLTDRFGRRKLFLITLVLYLVATVATAFSFSPWYFFLVRFLTGAGIGGEYAAVNSAIDELIPARVRGRIDLIINGSYWLGAAGGAATTLFFLNTDILPKMIGWRLAFAVGMLLAIFVFVVRKNVPESPRWLFIHGQSDEAERIVGDIEDGVEAETSQCLPEPDKTITVRQRKTISFVEIMRVAFKLYPKRAFLCLVLFVGQAFLYNGITFNLGTLFNGFYGVAATTVPIFIILWSLSNFAGPVLLGRFFDTIGRKPMISFSYIGSAVVAVILAGVFNADLGGEWLFLIILIVCFFLASSGASAAYLTVSEIFPMETRALAIAFFYAIGTAAGGIVGPLLFGGMIESGDRSLVAMAFCIGAGVMALGGVAELLFGVKAEGADLEGIARPLTAEDADEEAAESTRDGGAGAEETAEADVDQEPGTDRPAEVGDRTVSESRRQKLRPGPGSAGVYAPWPSVSSRDVPPEVSVNEVQGIIDYVRDMQPVSEAELHRAIGARRWGPGRFRSSVREAIRQGHIRRNRRGRLELTDR, encoded by the coding sequence ATGAGCAAGGATGTCGAGCTCGGAACGATCAAGACGGACGTGCCCGCCCGCCTGGACCGGCTCCCGTGGGCGAGATTCCACTGGATGGTCGTCGTCGGCCTCGGCAGCGTCTGGATCCTCGACGGTCTCGAGGTCACGATGGTCGGCAACGTCGCCGCCCGGATGACCGAAGAGGGCAGCGGTATCGATATGACCGCCGGCCAGGTCGGCACCGCCGGTGCGATCTACGTGCTCGGGGCGTGCATCGGCGCCATCGTCTTCGGCCAGCTCACCGACCGATTCGGGCGCAGAAAGCTCTTCCTCATCACCCTTGTCCTCTACCTCGTCGCCACGGTGGCCACGGCGTTCTCATTCTCTCCGTGGTACTTCTTCCTCGTCCGCTTCCTGACCGGCGCCGGCATCGGCGGCGAATACGCAGCAGTGAACTCGGCCATCGACGAACTCATTCCGGCCCGGGTGAGAGGCCGGATCGATCTCATCATCAATGGCTCCTACTGGCTCGGCGCCGCCGGTGGTGCCGCCACGACGCTGTTCTTCCTCAACACCGACATCCTGCCGAAGATGATCGGCTGGCGTCTGGCCTTCGCCGTGGGCATGCTGCTGGCGATCTTCGTCTTCGTCGTTCGCAAGAACGTGCCGGAGAGTCCTCGGTGGCTGTTCATCCACGGGCAGAGCGACGAGGCCGAACGCATCGTCGGCGACATCGAGGACGGGGTCGAAGCCGAGACCTCGCAATGTCTGCCCGAACCGGACAAGACCATCACTGTGCGGCAGCGCAAGACCATCTCCTTCGTCGAGATCATGCGAGTCGCCTTCAAGCTCTACCCGAAGCGAGCGTTCCTCTGCCTCGTCCTCTTCGTCGGTCAGGCCTTCCTCTACAACGGGATCACCTTCAATCTCGGGACGCTGTTCAACGGCTTCTACGGAGTCGCCGCCACAACTGTGCCGATCTTCATCATCCTGTGGTCGCTGAGCAACTTCGCCGGGCCCGTGCTCCTGGGCAGATTCTTCGACACTATCGGCCGCAAGCCGATGATCTCCTTCAGCTATATCGGCTCAGCGGTCGTCGCCGTCATTCTCGCGGGCGTCTTCAATGCCGACCTCGGAGGAGAATGGCTCTTCCTCATCATCCTCATCGTGTGCTTCTTCCTCGCCTCATCCGGTGCCAGCGCGGCCTATCTCACGGTCAGCGAGATCTTCCCGATGGAGACACGTGCACTGGCGATCGCGTTCTTCTACGCCATCGGCACCGCCGCCGGAGGCATTGTCGGCCCACTGCTGTTCGGCGGAATGATCGAGTCCGGAGACCGGTCCCTGGTCGCAATGGCGTTCTGCATCGGTGCGGGCGTCATGGCCCTCGGCGGAGTGGCCGAACTCCTCTTCGGGGTCAAGGCCGAGGGTGCCGACCTCGAGGGCATCGCCCGTCCGCTGACGGCAGAGGACGCCGACGAGGAGGCGGCGGAGTCGACGAGAGACGGTGGCGCCGGAGCCGAAGAGACCGCCGAGGCGGATGTCGACCAGGAGCCTGGCACCGACCGGCCCGCCGAGGTGGGGGATCGCACGGTGTCTGAGAGCCGACGACAGAAATTGCGTCCGGGTCCAGGGTCGGCCGGCGTGTACGCCCCCTGGCCGTCGGTGTCCTCGCGCGATGTCCCGCCCGAGGTCTCGGTCAACGAGGTGCAGGGCATCATCGACTACGTCCGCGACATGCAGCCTGTCTCCGAGGCGGAGCTGCACCGTGCCATCGGTGCCCGCCGTTGGGGGCCGGGGCGGTTCCGCTCCTCGGTGCGCGAAGCGATCAGACAAGGGCACATCAGGCGCAATCGCCGCGGCAGACTGGAGTTGACCGACCGGTGA
- a CDS encoding NmrA/HSCARG family protein: protein MSAETNGPIAVFGATGQQGGAVVDALVDQGAHVRALVRSLESERARSLADRGVKLVYADADDPTSLAAALEGAAAFFFMTVPPGGMGSGDVEGEVLQGKALAQAAAAAGVPHIVFNSVGGAERESGVPHFESKRRVEEYLKGLDTPVTILRPVFFMDNFASMGPKLDKGELVLRLPLPDGIKLQMIAVRDIGTVAASALLGTTDVPGGAIEIAGDERTGTEIARAFGEHTGLSARYEALPIEALDEDADMQAMFRWFAETPAYQADLGQVRDIAPNALSLPAWLDATGYSAR from the coding sequence ATGTCAGCAGAGACGAACGGACCCATCGCAGTCTTCGGCGCCACCGGACAACAGGGCGGTGCCGTCGTCGATGCGCTGGTGGACCAGGGCGCACACGTTCGGGCGCTGGTGCGCAGCCTGGAATCTGAACGAGCACGGTCCCTCGCCGATCGTGGGGTGAAGCTGGTCTATGCCGACGCCGACGATCCGACTTCGCTGGCAGCGGCCCTGGAGGGAGCCGCCGCCTTCTTCTTCATGACGGTTCCTCCCGGCGGCATGGGCAGCGGCGATGTCGAAGGAGAAGTGCTCCAGGGCAAGGCACTGGCCCAAGCAGCTGCAGCAGCCGGGGTGCCGCACATCGTCTTCAACTCCGTCGGGGGAGCCGAGAGAGAATCCGGCGTCCCGCACTTCGAGTCCAAGCGCCGCGTCGAAGAGTATCTCAAGGGTCTCGACACTCCGGTGACGATCCTCCGACCGGTCTTCTTCATGGATAACTTCGCCTCGATGGGGCCGAAACTCGACAAGGGCGAACTCGTCCTCCGACTGCCCCTGCCCGACGGAATCAAGCTGCAGATGATCGCGGTCCGCGACATCGGCACTGTGGCGGCGTCTGCCCTGCTGGGCACGACGGACGTTCCGGGAGGCGCGATCGAGATCGCCGGTGATGAGCGCACCGGCACAGAGATCGCCCGCGCATTCGGCGAACACACGGGACTGTCGGCTCGGTACGAAGCGCTGCCGATCGAAGCTCTCGACGAGGATGCTGACATGCAGGCGATGTTCCGGTGGTTCGCCGAGACCCCGGCATACCAGGCCGACCTGGGCCAGGTCCGCGACATCGCACCGAACGCCCTCAGCCTTCCCGCCTGGCTCGATGCCACGGGATACTCGGCCCGCTGA
- a CDS encoding 4'-phosphopantetheinyl transferase superfamily protein: MTGAGIEYLVCDVSAVREAHAHHPWLTSILSAAEVERSDRLRHASDRTAYRCAHLVLRLITARRLGLDAGSAGSLDFTRRCRSCGGSHGKPQVARASADVSAGAGAGAAGAEVSLSRSGTMLLVASAPPSSPIGVDIEGVPSTVFSGFDDYVLAPGESAAGCADTDRKRLELWVAKEAALKTTGHGLSVEPHKLEVVRTGDEVSAVDVTDVWTSAISAPEHAELDRLNLTSVPCRPSHAAALSCADRLPVTSLKLTDLLSG; the protein is encoded by the coding sequence GTGACCGGGGCCGGGATCGAGTACCTGGTGTGCGACGTCAGCGCCGTGCGCGAGGCTCATGCGCATCACCCGTGGCTCACCTCCATACTCTCAGCTGCGGAGGTCGAACGTTCCGATCGGCTGCGTCATGCCTCGGATCGGACCGCCTATCGCTGCGCGCATCTGGTCCTGCGCCTCATCACCGCTCGCAGGCTCGGCCTCGATGCCGGGAGTGCCGGCAGCCTGGACTTCACGCGTCGTTGCCGCAGCTGCGGTGGGTCCCACGGGAAGCCGCAGGTCGCCCGCGCGAGTGCGGACGTGAGCGCGGGTGCGGGTGCGGGTGCGGCGGGTGCGGAGGTCAGCCTGTCACGTTCGGGCACCATGCTGCTGGTGGCCTCGGCGCCGCCGTCATCACCGATCGGCGTCGACATCGAAGGTGTTCCGAGCACAGTATTCTCCGGATTCGACGACTACGTCCTGGCCCCGGGCGAGTCCGCTGCCGGCTGCGCGGACACAGACCGGAAGCGCCTGGAGCTCTGGGTGGCGAAGGAAGCTGCACTGAAGACGACCGGGCATGGTCTGAGTGTGGAGCCGCACAAGCTCGAGGTGGTCCGAACCGGGGACGAGGTGTCAGCCGTCGACGTCACCGACGTTTGGACGTCGGCGATCAGTGCCCCCGAGCATGCCGAACTTGATCGACTGAACCTGACGTCCGTGCCCTGTCGTCCTTCGCATGCAGCGGCACTCAGCTGTGCCGACCGGCTTCCTGTCACCTCGCTGAAGCTGACGGACCTTCTCAGCGGTTGA
- a CDS encoding ABC transporter permease, producing the protein MTSAARDSSVIAWRNLLNVGRTPGALVTGVVQPVIFVFLLAFVFGGSLGGAPYREFLIGGILAQTLTFNSSFTAVYLAQDLQLGLIDRFRSLPMSRVAVILGRTTSDLATGVISLVVTMVCGLIIGWRITEGPGAAILGILLLLLFGFAMSWIGAFIALTARSVEVAQSLGLIWLFPVTFLSGAFVSLDTLPGPLQTIAAWNPVTAVATSVRELFGNAPPPGYVTGVGWPADNAILYAVLSCVAIIAVFSVIAVSQYRRISRR; encoded by the coding sequence ATGACCTCGGCGGCACGCGACAGTTCCGTCATCGCGTGGCGCAATCTGCTCAACGTGGGCCGAACTCCCGGCGCACTGGTCACCGGTGTCGTGCAGCCGGTGATCTTCGTGTTCCTCCTCGCGTTCGTCTTCGGCGGCAGTCTGGGCGGTGCACCGTACCGGGAGTTCCTCATCGGCGGCATCCTGGCTCAGACGCTGACGTTCAATTCCTCATTCACCGCGGTCTACCTCGCCCAGGACCTCCAACTGGGGCTCATCGACCGGTTCCGGTCACTGCCGATGTCACGCGTGGCCGTCATCCTGGGCCGGACCACGTCCGATCTGGCCACCGGTGTGATCTCCCTCGTGGTCACCATGGTCTGCGGGCTCATCATCGGCTGGCGCATCACCGAAGGACCGGGGGCGGCGATCCTCGGCATCTTGCTCCTGCTCCTCTTCGGCTTCGCCATGTCGTGGATCGGTGCGTTCATCGCACTAACGGCCCGCAGCGTCGAGGTGGCTCAGAGCCTCGGGCTGATCTGGCTCTTCCCCGTGACCTTCCTCTCCGGCGCCTTCGTGTCCCTCGACACGCTTCCCGGCCCACTGCAGACGATCGCCGCGTGGAATCCCGTCACTGCCGTGGCCACCAGCGTCCGGGAGCTCTTCGGCAATGCCCCTCCGCCCGGATACGTCACGGGCGTGGGGTGGCCGGCCGACAATGCGATCCTCTACGCCGTTCTCAGCTGTGTGGCGATCATCGCCGTCTTCTCAGTGATCGCCGTGTCCCAGTACCGGAGGATCAGCCGGAGGTGA
- a CDS encoding ATP-binding cassette domain-containing protein, whose product MIRIDQLRKNYGSFRALDGIDLQVEQGQIFGLLGPNGAGKTTTVKVLSTLTRPDSGSAIVAGNSVTADPTGVRRSIGLSGQYAAVDEKLTGYENLLMVARLYGMNRHESRARAHELLREFALVDVKDKRAGAYSGGMRRRLDLASALVFRPPVVILDEPTTGLDPRGRLDTWDVISTLVGQGTTVLLTTQYLEEADQLADRIAVIDSGRVIAEGTSNELKVSLGAERIAMTLTSPDFLDDTLRILGRVIGGSARPQVDSTRQRITVPAPQGQRTLLEVLSALDHGGITVTEAALARPTLDDVFLDLTGHPASAESSSQLPSEAQVGA is encoded by the coding sequence GTGATCCGCATTGACCAACTGAGAAAGAACTACGGCAGCTTCCGAGCCCTCGACGGAATCGACCTGCAGGTCGAGCAGGGACAGATTTTCGGCCTGCTGGGTCCCAATGGAGCAGGCAAGACCACCACGGTCAAGGTCCTGTCCACACTGACACGCCCCGATTCCGGAAGCGCCATCGTCGCAGGAAACTCGGTGACGGCCGATCCCACAGGCGTGCGCCGCAGCATCGGACTCTCCGGCCAGTACGCGGCCGTCGACGAGAAGCTCACCGGTTACGAGAACCTCCTCATGGTCGCCCGACTCTACGGGATGAACCGTCACGAATCGCGAGCCCGAGCACACGAGCTCCTCAGGGAGTTCGCCCTCGTCGACGTCAAGGACAAACGTGCTGGGGCCTATTCGGGTGGCATGCGACGCCGCCTCGACCTGGCCTCGGCCCTGGTCTTTCGTCCGCCTGTGGTCATACTCGACGAACCCACCACCGGCCTCGACCCGCGCGGCAGGTTGGACACCTGGGACGTCATCTCCACTCTCGTCGGCCAGGGAACCACGGTGCTCCTGACGACCCAGTACCTGGAGGAAGCCGATCAGCTGGCGGATCGCATCGCCGTCATCGACTCCGGCAGAGTGATTGCGGAGGGGACGTCGAACGAACTCAAGGTCAGCCTCGGTGCCGAACGCATCGCCATGACGCTGACCAGCCCGGATTTCCTCGACGACACCCTGCGCATCCTCGGACGCGTCATCGGAGGCTCGGCCCGACCGCAGGTCGACTCGACCCGGCAGCGGATCACGGTTCCGGCCCCCCAGGGGCAGAGAACTCTGCTCGAGGTCCTCAGCGCCCTTGACCACGGCGGGATCACCGTCACCGAGGCGGCCCTGGCCCGACCGACGCTCGACGACGTCTTCCTGGACCTGACCGGGCACCCCGCCTCGGCGGAGTCTTCGTCTCAGTTGCCTTCGGAAGCCCAGGTGGGAGCTTGA
- a CDS encoding MbtH family NRPS accessory protein, producing the protein MNNPFDDTTATFRVLVNDRQQHSLWPSFADAPEGWVVTFGPADRDECLEFVEANWTDITPRRLAEIAS; encoded by the coding sequence GTGAACAACCCCTTCGATGACACCACCGCGACCTTCCGCGTACTGGTCAATGACCGACAGCAGCATTCCCTCTGGCCATCGTTCGCCGACGCACCCGAGGGGTGGGTCGTGACCTTCGGCCCGGCCGACCGCGATGAGTGCCTTGAGTTCGTCGAGGCGAACTGGACGGACATCACTCCGCGTCGGCTCGCCGAAATCGCGTCATAG